From Chryseobacterium sp. IHB B 17019, one genomic window encodes:
- a CDS encoding T9SS type A sorting domain-containing protein, protein MKKSLNIFAAMLCCLVTNEIYAGTSFEWKKKNSLCNAEFSNFEKIPDSIIKSSTADRKPVSFNTKALEKTSKSLLPDWTKAPNSYIFDPVSNSDGLYIPVKKAYVMWEQDKYIGGSSIPTGKITADVLWEDVHGLIKSGPGYTLEIADSGQNAKIKVPINKAKKGNAVIAFRIDGEIYWSWHVWVTDDPTNGSRYKSFPNLKRERANGIIEAIPDADWGWMDRNLGAVTSSITANDWNRNGGLLYQWGRKDPIPPLVYRGNDFYEVSGSIGRVRHRGAKNFTGATSIDNLRKFVLLSNANITNNIRLSVKNPLSLIYVNKDDNSGLAYYNNNANLMVNWFGKMSGLSDNRLPELNLWSDNSQGLINTNYNANDAAQPYKNKSSYDPCPNGWRLPSVLVANLASASYIDDIRVDYSPYGVRTNMGKNVFEQNGYHIIKPTHSGVPSFMVGAKLYPNVGFDFSNVGGLNMGLYPGTGVLSINAHLGQYSDQHHVALWTATMPRQFDATPAVGARTLFMIPDKGQPDIPDPNFPNVQGRYWYFPLGTSVTSDANGCRCVKDPLYIVNDYNFPTVYLVPPTEYREGLENPNTYQAVKAGSSFTIDIPVSKAFSVQSQILNNKDILDPISYNNLQANVFWTTNTNLINKLSVLNPSPGSLSEISNSKISVTVNPNQSGNAVITLHNGSVSNPVYWSWHIWITDTPLGSYNYTTELPDTSVPNYINFVKKADNVFQTEFMDRNLGAVDAFPTVANPLTPTAAELAKIKASTGLHYQWGRKDPLPVFQYADDRASYSVYLGSLTASGTLAYTALSAANYNNMTGSFIVPYNTYTNTANANVLAADKVSDKIAKVLSYSVKNPLTYMIPSAFAPYNSATPSYTNGTDWLANEPNLAPDRWGRGGKKSPFDPCPAGWRIPDLSSVAIASGKDFGMTPWYKIDKNVATSYSVITDYLGQRVRRSATYSYTIGYMFMNPSYRIGNYPNSGSRGFRSVMSNQTATGTYNFINYQYPGVWTAALNANYIGRPINVLFDAAATANRMIAFHDNNDPYFGMSCRCVKIKYDANGNEEGVIPRVRITSLPAAKSAALLSKNDALEIINDKKISLFPVPVKDELYIDAPDNKDGYYYQIYNMSGQLVKTGKFEDGKTNVSSLISGTYLVRVNSSKEAIKIIKD, encoded by the coding sequence ATGAAAAAGTCACTTAACATTTTTGCGGCAATGCTATGTTGCCTAGTCACGAACGAAATTTATGCCGGGACAAGTTTTGAATGGAAGAAGAAAAATTCTCTCTGCAATGCAGAATTTTCAAATTTTGAGAAAATTCCAGACTCCATAATAAAATCTTCTACAGCAGATAGAAAACCGGTAAGCTTTAATACAAAAGCATTAGAAAAAACTTCAAAATCACTTTTGCCGGATTGGACCAAAGCACCCAATAGTTATATTTTTGATCCCGTAAGTAATAGTGACGGGCTCTATATTCCGGTAAAAAAAGCCTATGTCATGTGGGAGCAGGACAAATATATAGGCGGTTCCTCCATTCCCACAGGAAAAATAACGGCTGATGTTTTATGGGAAGATGTACATGGCCTGATAAAATCAGGTCCGGGCTACACGCTCGAAATAGCGGATTCCGGACAGAATGCAAAAATCAAAGTTCCAATTAATAAAGCCAAAAAAGGAAATGCGGTTATAGCATTCAGGATAGATGGGGAGATCTATTGGTCATGGCATGTCTGGGTGACAGATGATCCTACCAACGGATCCCGATATAAAAGCTTCCCAAATCTCAAAAGAGAAAGAGCAAACGGCATTATTGAAGCAATTCCGGATGCAGACTGGGGCTGGATGGATCGAAACTTGGGAGCGGTAACAAGCTCCATTACTGCCAATGATTGGAACAGGAACGGCGGACTGCTTTATCAATGGGGAAGAAAAGATCCAATACCGCCTTTGGTTTATAGGGGAAATGATTTTTATGAGGTTTCCGGTTCCATCGGGAGAGTGAGACATAGAGGAGCGAAAAACTTTACCGGAGCAACTTCCATAGATAATTTAAGGAAATTCGTGTTGCTTTCAAATGCAAATATTACCAATAATATCAGGTTATCCGTAAAAAACCCTTTAAGTCTTATCTATGTAAATAAAGATGATAATTCCGGACTTGCTTACTATAACAATAATGCCAATTTAATGGTCAATTGGTTTGGTAAAATGTCGGGATTGAGTGACAATCGGTTACCGGAGCTTAATCTCTGGTCTGATAATTCTCAAGGGTTGATAAATACAAATTATAATGCTAATGATGCGGCACAACCTTACAAGAACAAATCATCCTATGATCCCTGTCCTAATGGTTGGAGGCTTCCTTCAGTATTAGTGGCAAATTTGGCCTCTGCAAGTTATATCGATGATATCAGAGTAGATTATTCTCCTTATGGAGTGAGGACCAACATGGGAAAAAATGTTTTTGAACAAAACGGATATCACATCATAAAACCTACCCATTCCGGAGTTCCGAGCTTTATGGTTGGAGCAAAATTATATCCAAACGTTGGTTTTGATTTTTCTAATGTCGGAGGATTGAACATGGGATTGTACCCGGGCACGGGTGTATTGTCTATTAATGCCCATTTAGGACAATACTCTGATCAGCATCATGTTGCTTTATGGACGGCAACAATGCCGAGACAATTTGATGCAACACCTGCGGTAGGAGCGAGAACCCTCTTCATGATCCCGGACAAAGGACAGCCGGATATACCAGATCCCAATTTCCCAAATGTGCAGGGGAGATATTGGTATTTTCCTTTAGGGACAAGTGTAACATCAGATGCTAATGGATGCAGATGTGTGAAAGACCCGCTGTATATAGTAAATGACTATAATTTTCCCACGGTATATCTTGTTCCTCCTACAGAATACCGTGAAGGCCTTGAAAACCCGAACACGTATCAGGCAGTAAAGGCAGGATCTTCATTTACAATTGATATTCCTGTAAGCAAAGCATTTTCTGTACAAAGCCAGATTTTAAATAATAAAGATATTTTAGACCCGATAAGTTATAATAACCTTCAAGCCAATGTTTTTTGGACAACGAATACTAATTTGATCAATAAATTATCTGTACTCAATCCTTCACCGGGTTCTTTGTCTGAGATTTCAAATTCAAAAATTTCAGTTACGGTAAATCCTAATCAAAGTGGTAATGCAGTAATCACACTGCATAATGGAAGTGTTTCAAATCCCGTGTACTGGTCTTGGCATATCTGGATTACCGATACACCACTAGGTAGTTATAATTATACTACAGAACTTCCGGATACTTCGGTTCCTAATTATATTAATTTTGTTAAAAAAGCTGATAATGTTTTCCAAACAGAATTTATGGACAGAAATTTGGGAGCTGTTGACGCGTTTCCTACCGTAGCAAATCCGCTTACACCTACCGCGGCAGAGTTGGCCAAAATTAAAGCTTCTACAGGATTACATTATCAATGGGGAAGAAAAGATCCGCTGCCTGTTTTTCAGTATGCGGACGACAGGGCGTCATACTCTGTTTATTTAGGAAGTCTTACCGCAAGTGGAACGTTGGCTTATACCGCACTTTCTGCTGCGAATTATAATAATATGACAGGAAGCTTTATTGTTCCCTATAATACTTATACTAATACAGCAAATGCCAATGTTTTAGCGGCAGATAAAGTTTCAGATAAAATAGCAAAAGTATTATCATATTCTGTGAAAAACCCTTTGACCTATATGATTCCAAGTGCTTTTGCTCCCTACAACAGCGCCACCCCATCTTATACTAATGGAACAGACTGGCTGGCCAACGAGCCCAATCTCGCTCCGGACAGATGGGGAAGAGGTGGCAAAAAATCTCCGTTTGATCCTTGTCCTGCCGGGTGGAGAATTCCTGATCTTTCAAGTGTGGCAATCGCCTCCGGAAAAGATTTCGGTATGACACCTTGGTATAAAATAGACAAAAATGTAGCAACTTCATATAGCGTAATAACTGATTATTTAGGACAAAGAGTAAGAAGGAGTGCAACATACAGCTATACTATTGGGTATATGTTTATGAATCCTTCCTATCGTATAGGAAACTATCCAAATTCCGGTTCACGGGGATTTAGAAGCGTGATGAGCAATCAGACTGCAACAGGAACTTACAATTTTATAAATTATCAATATCCAGGGGTCTGGACAGCAGCTCTCAATGCAAATTATATCGGAAGACCTATCAATGTTTTGTTTGACGCAGCCGCTACAGCCAATCGTATGATTGCTTTTCATGACAATAATGATCCTTATTTCGGAATGAGCTGCCGTTGCGTAAAAATAAAGTATGACGCTAATGGAAATGAAGAAGGAGTAATTCCCAGAGTACGCATCACATCTTTACCTGCAGCCAAATCAGCCGCTCTTCTAAGTAAAAATGATGCACTGGAAATTATAAATGACAAAAAAATCTCATTATTCCCAGTTCCAGTGAAAGATGAGTTATATATCGACGCTCCGGATAATAAGGATGGTTATTATTATCAGATCTATAACATGTCTGGTCAGCTTGTGAAAACCGGTAAGTTTGAAGATGGAAAAACAAATGTATCTTCATTGATTTCAGGGACTTATCTGGTGAGGGTTAATTCTTCAAAAGAAGCTATAAAAATTATTAAGGATTAA
- a CDS encoding twin-arginine translocation signal domain-containing protein — protein sequence MSKPFTRRDFLQTSALGIAAVVLGLSFTKLDFSDKPYFNLKPIGRQFSLEDYYIWCSSPIWGEDGKVHLFYSRWKKEKGMGGWLNGSEICRAEADSPFDEFQHKQVILAPRGGEFWDATTCHNPLIKKVDDQYYLFFMGNSNGKTNTKRIGLATSRSLNGEWTRPDQPLLLPGEKGTWDDHCTTNPAFVKGNDGKYWLFYKSWNTEEYETQKGAVRGNRKYGLAKADSPMGPYIKVSENPVIDFSSLPNNAQLEDAFVWKQKGKFHMVARDMGFFNHEYGLHLTTKDGVHWTKPEIAYLNMLHYINETSPAKHLKRFGRLERPMILLSKDGETPQFLFGATQGGKFETSTTFVFEIVKTKS from the coding sequence ATGAGCAAGCCGTTCACACGCAGAGATTTTTTACAGACTTCAGCCCTGGGAATCGCGGCTGTGGTTTTGGGTTTATCATTTACAAAATTAGATTTTTCAGACAAGCCATATTTTAATTTAAAACCAATTGGAAGGCAATTTTCTTTGGAGGATTATTATATCTGGTGCAGCTCTCCGATTTGGGGTGAAGACGGAAAAGTTCACCTTTTTTATTCCAGATGGAAAAAAGAAAAAGGAATGGGCGGCTGGCTCAACGGATCCGAAATCTGTCGGGCAGAAGCAGATTCTCCTTTTGATGAATTTCAGCATAAGCAGGTTATTCTTGCGCCGAGAGGAGGCGAATTTTGGGATGCAACAACTTGTCATAACCCTTTAATTAAGAAAGTAGATGATCAATATTATCTGTTTTTCATGGGAAATTCTAATGGAAAAACAAATACCAAAAGAATTGGCCTTGCTACTTCAAGAAGTCTTAACGGAGAATGGACAAGACCGGATCAACCTTTGCTTCTTCCCGGAGAAAAAGGAACTTGGGACGATCATTGTACGACAAATCCCGCTTTTGTAAAAGGAAACGACGGTAAATATTGGCTCTTTTACAAATCCTGGAATACCGAAGAATATGAAACTCAAAAAGGAGCCGTCAGGGGAAATCGAAAATATGGCTTGGCAAAGGCAGATTCTCCGATGGGACCTTACATTAAAGTTTCCGAAAATCCTGTAATTGACTTTTCATCTTTGCCCAACAATGCTCAGCTTGAAGATGCATTTGTGTGGAAGCAAAAAGGAAAATTCCATATGGTAGCGCGAGACATGGGATTTTTTAACCATGAATATGGATTGCATTTAACGACAAAAGACGGAGTCCACTGGACAAAGCCTGAGATTGCTTATCTCAACATGTTGCATTACATTAATGAAACCAGTCCAGCTAAACATTTAAAACGATTCGGAAGATTAGAACGGCCAATGATTTTGTTGAGTAAAGACGGAGAAACGCCTCAATTTTTATTCGGAGCCACGCAGGGCGGAAAATTCGAGACTTCTACGACATTTGTGTTTGAAATTGTAAAGACTAAAAGTTAA
- a CDS encoding formimidoylglutamase, giving the protein MNFEDFIISPRNFKTESWQIGSRITKDIKEDSIVLLFVSDYRGTDGGAEVQDFTGIRKEFYKLSQLDFEIPVVDLGDLVSGKSVQDSHYILQEVLSACHYKRAIPVIIGGSNDFAFSLFSALNFHTKNINYTQISNIISLKQGEIINEHTFLSKIFGAKNFSIKNYHHLGYQKHLNEVDTVKLIKEVEFEIVRLAEMMNSTEKTEPFFRKADLVTVNCDAIESFGDPFSMNPQVNGLNRREICAYMKEIGLSENLKSVGIFNYNIYSENQLNHQLLAQMIWYLIEGINIQKSHPKERQYEVFYVLVDDRQYAFKRDTFSNLWYFGEDENIENCIPCSRKDFDEAKKGWLNARLTKI; this is encoded by the coding sequence ATGAATTTTGAAGATTTTATCATTTCACCAAGAAATTTCAAAACCGAAAGCTGGCAGATCGGAAGTCGAATCACGAAAGATATAAAGGAAGACAGCATTGTTCTTCTTTTCGTTTCGGATTACAGAGGTACGGATGGTGGCGCGGAGGTGCAGGACTTCACAGGAATCAGGAAGGAGTTTTACAAGCTTTCACAGTTGGATTTTGAAATTCCGGTTGTGGATTTGGGAGATTTGGTTTCAGGAAAATCTGTTCAGGATTCCCATTATATTTTACAGGAAGTATTGTCGGCTTGTCATTATAAAAGAGCCATTCCGGTAATCATCGGAGGTTCAAATGACTTTGCTTTTTCACTTTTTTCAGCATTGAATTTCCACACGAAAAATATTAATTATACTCAAATCAGCAATATTATTTCCCTTAAGCAGGGTGAAATAATTAACGAACATACTTTCTTAAGTAAAATTTTCGGAGCTAAGAACTTTTCAATTAAAAACTATCATCATTTAGGCTATCAAAAGCATTTAAATGAAGTTGATACCGTGAAATTGATTAAAGAAGTGGAATTTGAGATTGTCCGTCTGGCTGAAATGATGAATTCCACGGAAAAAACAGAACCGTTTTTCAGAAAAGCTGATTTGGTGACTGTAAATTGTGATGCTATCGAAAGTTTCGGCGATCCTTTTTCAATGAATCCGCAGGTGAATGGCTTGAACCGAAGAGAAATCTGCGCCTACATGAAAGAAATCGGGTTGAGTGAAAACCTGAAATCCGTAGGGATTTTTAATTATAATATTTATTCTGAAAATCAACTGAACCATCAGCTTCTTGCACAAATGATATGGTATCTGATTGAAGGAATCAACATCCAGAAATCTCATCCGAAAGAAAGGCAGTACGAGGTGTTTTATGTTCTGGTTGATGACAGGCAATATGCTTTTAAACGTGATACTTTCAGTAATCTTTGGTATTTCGGGGAGGATGAAAATATAGAAAACTGTATTCCCTGTTCGAGGAAAGATTTTGATGAAGCCAAAAAAGGCTGGCTGAATGCACGACTGACGAAAATTTAA
- a CDS encoding glycosyltransferase family 4 protein: MKNFELFLTQSGVPIFYVKMGLGFLFSFLITFFSVPTIIKISRRKNLMDEPGVRSSHLRKIPNLGGIAIFYSIGICASIFAYELFDLYKFLFASLVILLYVGVMDDIVVMRAYKKLVAQIVVSALIVMGSDIRVRSLFGIFGIYEMGYIVSVIFSIITFIILINAFNLIDGIDGLAGGYSVICSALFGISYYRLGEFNYPLVILSVVIIGAVLGFLYYNLSNYRTNKIFMGDTGSMLLGFLLAFTSICFIDIFIDKELPTIPRYHLQSAPVVAVAILILPIVDTLNVIIIRLANKKSPFDADKNHIHHKLLKLNLTHRRSSFYIILYYLFVVSVAYCFRHINVNLLLGVIVFLGFLGAYIPDFIYLLKNNKKTNN, from the coding sequence ATGAAGAATTTTGAATTGTTCTTAACTCAATCTGGTGTTCCTATTTTCTATGTAAAAATGGGGTTGGGTTTTTTGTTCTCGTTCCTCATCACGTTTTTCTCTGTTCCTACCATTATTAAGATTTCCAGAAGGAAAAATTTGATGGATGAGCCGGGCGTGAGAAGTTCCCATTTACGTAAGATACCAAATCTTGGGGGGATTGCTATTTTTTATTCTATAGGAATCTGTGCCTCCATCTTTGCATACGAGCTTTTTGATCTGTACAAATTTTTGTTTGCCTCACTTGTGATTCTCCTCTACGTAGGCGTAATGGATGATATTGTGGTGATGAGAGCCTACAAAAAACTGGTTGCGCAGATTGTTGTGTCAGCTTTAATTGTCATGGGCTCCGATATAAGGGTAAGAAGCTTGTTCGGAATATTCGGGATTTATGAGATGGGATATATTGTAAGTGTCATATTCAGTATTATTACTTTTATTATCCTTATTAATGCTTTTAATCTTATTGACGGAATTGACGGGCTTGCCGGAGGATACTCTGTGATTTGCAGTGCGCTTTTCGGGATTAGTTATTATCGGTTAGGGGAATTTAATTATCCACTGGTTATCTTATCCGTGGTGATCATAGGAGCGGTCCTAGGGTTTCTGTACTACAATCTTTCAAACTACAGGACCAATAAAATATTTATGGGTGATACGGGGTCAATGCTTTTAGGGTTTCTATTGGCATTTACTTCAATCTGTTTCATTGATATTTTTATTGACAAAGAGCTTCCAACCATCCCAAGATATCACTTGCAGTCGGCACCGGTAGTGGCAGTCGCTATTCTCATTCTTCCTATTGTTGATACCCTGAATGTGATTATTATAAGACTGGCCAATAAAAAATCACCCTTTGACGCAGATAAAAATCATATCCACCATAAATTGCTGAAACTGAATCTTACCCACAGAAGATCAAGTTTTTATATTATTTTATATTATCTTTTTGTAGTGAGTGTAGCTTATTGTTTCAGGCACATTAATGTAAATCTATTACTGGGTGTTATTGTTTTCCTTGGTTTTTTAGGAGCTTACATTCCAGATTTTATTTATCTTTTAAAGAATAATAAAAAGACTAACAATTAA
- the topA gene encoding type I DNA topoisomerase, producing the protein MSKNLVIVESPAKAKTIQKYLGKDFDVKSSFGHIRDLPKKGMGIDLATFSPDYEVSADKKKLVTELKAAVKKAEMVWLASDEDREGEAIAWHLADELKLKPENRKRIVFHEITKNAILKAIENPRDIDQNLVNAQQARRVLDRIVGFEMSPVLWKKVKPGLSAGRVQSVAVRLIVEREKEIREFVPKASFKLDGIFLNKSEQEIAAKLKKDFEKEEDAEKFLELAKTTEFKVLNVETKPGTRSASAPFTTSTLQQEASSRLGYNVTNTMRLAQRLYEEGHITYMRTDSVNLSQEAIEGAKKQIIGEYGPEYSSPRNYTTKSASAQEAHEAIRPTDFSVKTIGDAQLSKLYQLIYRRTLASQMANAKIEKTVIEIGNAKLPHNFEAQGEVIIFDGFLKAYGIVKTEEDDEENNEKLLPKVSVGEVLDYKKIIATEKFTRPSARYTEAGLVRKLEELGIGRPSTYAPTIQTIQNREYVDKREIEPQTREVVKMSLTKDKIKKEVLEEKFGGDKNKFVPTDTGEVVSDFLTDNFKEILDYGFTARVEESFDEIANGAQKWKEMMTDFYSKFHPRIEDVEENADRATGDRLLGLDPKTGKNVHARIGRFGAMIQIGETDDEEKPVFASLMSGQNIATITLDEALELFKLPFDLNEFDGQPVSVGVGRFGPYVKWGETFISIPKGEDPLSVDQKRAEEIINEKKKADAPIATYKGEPVTKGSGRFGPFIKYKDIFINVPKRYNFDNLSQSDINELIDAKLEKEANRYIQQWEKEKISIENGRWGPFVKFGKAMFKIPKKKDDIKYDAEELKDVSLDEVKKWITDQDPKAFAEKKKPAAKKATTKKATTTKKAVAKKK; encoded by the coding sequence ATGTCGAAAAATTTAGTAATCGTCGAATCACCGGCAAAAGCAAAAACTATTCAGAAATACTTAGGGAAGGATTTCGATGTGAAATCCAGTTTCGGGCACATCCGGGATTTACCTAAAAAGGGGATGGGGATTGATCTTGCCACATTCAGCCCGGATTACGAAGTTTCGGCGGATAAAAAGAAATTGGTAACAGAATTGAAAGCTGCCGTAAAAAAAGCCGAAATGGTTTGGCTGGCTTCCGATGAAGACCGCGAAGGGGAAGCAATTGCATGGCATTTAGCTGATGAATTAAAATTAAAGCCGGAAAATAGAAAAAGAATTGTTTTTCACGAGATTACTAAAAATGCCATTCTAAAAGCGATTGAAAACCCAAGAGATATTGATCAAAACTTAGTAAATGCACAACAGGCAAGAAGGGTTCTGGACAGAATCGTAGGTTTTGAAATGTCTCCGGTGCTCTGGAAAAAAGTAAAACCGGGATTATCAGCAGGAAGAGTACAGTCGGTTGCCGTAAGATTGATTGTTGAAAGGGAAAAAGAAATCCGTGAATTTGTTCCGAAAGCAAGTTTTAAGCTTGACGGAATTTTCCTAAACAAATCCGAACAGGAAATTGCCGCTAAACTTAAAAAAGACTTCGAAAAAGAAGAAGACGCGGAAAAATTCTTAGAATTAGCAAAAACTACTGAATTCAAAGTTCTTAATGTTGAAACAAAACCCGGAACACGTTCTGCATCAGCTCCTTTTACAACTTCTACGTTACAACAGGAGGCTTCTTCAAGATTAGGATATAATGTTACCAACACCATGCGTCTTGCCCAAAGGTTATATGAAGAAGGACACATTACCTATATGAGAACCGACTCGGTAAACCTTTCTCAGGAAGCTATTGAAGGTGCAAAAAAACAAATTATCGGGGAGTACGGCCCAGAATATTCTTCACCAAGAAATTACACTACAAAATCCGCATCAGCTCAGGAAGCCCACGAAGCCATCCGTCCGACAGATTTTTCTGTAAAAACAATTGGTGATGCTCAATTAAGCAAATTATATCAATTAATATACAGAAGAACACTGGCTTCCCAGATGGCAAATGCCAAAATTGAAAAAACAGTGATCGAAATCGGTAACGCAAAACTGCCTCACAATTTTGAAGCGCAAGGTGAAGTTATCATTTTTGATGGTTTCTTAAAAGCTTACGGAATCGTTAAAACCGAAGAGGATGATGAAGAAAACAATGAAAAATTACTTCCAAAAGTAAGCGTTGGAGAAGTTTTAGATTATAAAAAAATTATAGCAACAGAAAAATTCACAAGGCCAAGTGCAAGATATACGGAAGCCGGACTGGTAAGAAAGCTGGAAGAATTGGGAATCGGACGTCCGTCTACGTATGCGCCGACCATCCAGACAATCCAGAACCGTGAATATGTTGACAAAAGAGAGATTGAACCGCAGACTCGTGAGGTGGTGAAAATGTCTTTAACAAAAGATAAAATCAAAAAAGAAGTCCTTGAAGAAAAATTCGGAGGGGATAAAAATAAATTTGTTCCAACGGATACCGGTGAGGTGGTAAGTGATTTCTTAACAGATAATTTTAAAGAAATCCTGGATTACGGCTTTACAGCAAGAGTTGAGGAAAGTTTTGACGAAATTGCAAACGGTGCTCAGAAGTGGAAAGAAATGATGACCGATTTCTACTCAAAATTCCATCCGAGAATTGAAGACGTAGAAGAAAATGCAGACAGGGCAACTGGAGACAGACTTTTAGGACTCGATCCGAAAACGGGTAAAAATGTCCACGCCAGAATCGGAAGGTTCGGTGCCATGATTCAGATCGGGGAAACGGATGATGAGGAAAAACCGGTTTTTGCTTCATTGATGTCTGGTCAGAATATTGCAACAATCACCCTTGATGAGGCTTTGGAACTATTTAAGTTACCTTTTGATTTAAATGAATTTGATGGACAGCCTGTTTCTGTGGGGGTCGGAAGATTCGGACCTTACGTGAAATGGGGAGAAACATTCATCAGCATTCCGAAAGGTGAAGATCCGCTTTCTGTTGACCAGAAACGTGCTGAAGAAATCATCAATGAAAAGAAAAAAGCAGACGCCCCGATTGCAACGTACAAAGGCGAACCTGTAACAAAAGGTTCCGGAAGATTCGGGCCTTTCATTAAGTATAAAGATATTTTCATCAACGTTCCGAAGAGATATAATTTTGATAATCTTTCTCAAAGCGACATCAATGAATTAATTGATGCTAAGCTCGAAAAGGAAGCAAACCGATATATCCAGCAGTGGGAAAAAGAAAAAATTTCCATTGAAAACGGAAGATGGGGTCCTTTTGTTAAATTCGGAAAAGCAATGTTTAAAATCCCGAAGAAAAAGGATGATATAAAATACGACGCCGAAGAATTGAAAGATGTTTCTTTGGATGAGGTGAAAAAATGGATCACAGATCAGGATCCTAAAGCCTTTGCTGAGAAAAAGAAACCGGCCGCGAAAAAAGCAACGACTAAAAAGGCAACAACAACGAAGAAAGCAGTTGCTAAAAAGAAATAA
- a CDS encoding glycosyltransferase family 2 protein: MTNVPSKVSIIVPVYNVENYLAKCLDSLINQTHQNIEILVVNDGSKDNSEQIIQNYAQKYPEKIKPFVKENGGLSDARNFGIDRVTGDYIGFVDSDDYVTPTMFEEMVNLAEKHYSKMVVCNIQKVDQNGNVTQKLTQIPNMPEKIDLNKNFSVFSDLSYFACNKLFKKELFNGKRFKKGAHFEDIQLIPQLLLECKTIAQTQNFHYQYLERTDSITKTHTEKGLDILKAVEEVEMAFEQSRYSGKRKELKNFQIFEGVYSFLAYLAFVKDEKLFYEMSSKLGLFMKKRNIKIKDILKYSRFDKNYLLSLPLKKKIFYLLFFAGQKRLIRKLV, encoded by the coding sequence ATGACAAACGTTCCCTCAAAAGTTTCCATCATTGTTCCTGTTTATAATGTCGAAAATTATTTGGCAAAATGCCTTGATTCTTTGATTAATCAGACACATCAAAATATTGAAATTCTGGTTGTAAATGATGGAAGTAAGGATAATTCTGAGCAGATCATTCAAAATTATGCTCAAAAATACCCCGAAAAAATTAAACCTTTCGTTAAAGAAAACGGTGGTCTGAGTGACGCCCGGAACTTTGGAATTGACCGTGTGACTGGAGATTATATAGGTTTTGTGGACAGTGATGATTATGTTACGCCCACAATGTTTGAGGAAATGGTGAATCTGGCAGAGAAACACTATTCTAAGATGGTGGTCTGCAATATTCAAAAGGTTGATCAAAACGGAAATGTTACCCAAAAACTCACACAAATTCCAAATATGCCTGAAAAGATCGATCTGAATAAAAATTTTTCTGTCTTTTCTGATTTGAGTTATTTTGCCTGTAATAAATTGTTTAAAAAAGAACTTTTTAACGGGAAAAGATTTAAAAAAGGAGCACATTTTGAGGATATTCAGTTGATTCCACAACTTTTATTAGAATGTAAGACCATTGCTCAAACCCAGAATTTTCATTATCAATATCTGGAAAGAACAGATTCCATCACAAAAACGCACACGGAAAAAGGACTTGATATCCTGAAAGCTGTGGAAGAGGTGGAAATGGCTTTTGAACAATCCCGATATTCAGGAAAAAGAAAAGAGCTTAAAAATTTTCAGATTTTTGAGGGCGTTTATTCTTTTCTTGCTTATCTGGCTTTTGTAAAAGATGAAAAGCTTTTTTATGAAATGTCCAGTAAACTTGGGCTTTTCATGAAAAAAAGAAATATAAAAATCAAAGATATATTGAAGTATAGTCGTTTTGATAAAAATTATCTGTTATCTTTGCCCCTGAAAAAAAAGATTTTTTATCTGTTATTTTTTGCGGGTCAGAAAAGACTGATAAGAAAATTAGTTTAA